From the Candidatus Krumholzibacteriota bacterium genome, one window contains:
- the rpoZ gene encoding DNA-directed RNA polymerase subunit omega, which produces MRVNNIEDIVKMIDNRYEAVRVLAKEARRVNDEIKFSEEEIEEKPTTIAINRLIEGKVKFGYEEPEEEQ; this is translated from the coding sequence ATGAGGGTCAATAATATAGAGGATATCGTAAAGATGATTGATAACAGATATGAAGCAGTACGGGTCCTTGCGAAGGAAGCTCGAAGGGTAAATGACGAGATAAAATTCTCCGAGGAAGAAATCGAGGAAAAACCAACGACCATAGCCATTAACCGTCTTATTGAAGGGAAAGTGAAATTCGGTTATGAAGAGCCGGAGGAGGAGCAATAA
- the gmk gene encoding guanylate kinase yields the protein MIIVVSGPSGAGKSTVVKAFLESSASIVPSVSLTTREPRKGEVEGIDYFFVSEEEFDLKRKAGELLEWAEVHGNLYGTLSSFVDMELARGHDLLLEIDVQGGLNVKGKRPEALMIFLLPPSMEELEKRLRGRDTDSEEVIVKRLANARKEIGFAGRYDFSVINDAVSRSVEEIRAIIESARQRRSGRDQIS from the coding sequence ATGATCATCGTAGTCTCCGGCCCGTCAGGCGCTGGGAAATCGACTGTGGTAAAAGCCTTTCTTGAGTCCTCGGCGTCGATCGTCCCTTCGGTCTCTCTGACGACCCGGGAACCGAGGAAAGGCGAAGTAGAAGGAATAGATTATTTCTTCGTCTCCGAAGAGGAGTTTGACTTGAAACGCAAGGCGGGAGAACTCCTTGAGTGGGCCGAGGTACATGGGAATCTCTACGGTACCCTTTCGTCGTTCGTCGATATGGAGCTCGCGAGAGGACACGATCTGCTCCTTGAGATCGATGTCCAGGGCGGATTGAACGTCAAGGGGAAGAGGCCTGAAGCTTTGATGATCTTCCTGTTGCCTCCGTCAATGGAAGAACTCGAGAAAAGACTGAGGGGCAGGGATACTGACAGTGAGGAAGTGATTGTCAAGAGGCTCGCTAACGCCAGAAAAGAGATCGGGTTTGCCGGCAGGTACGATTTCAGCGTGATAAACGACGCTGTCAGCCGGTCGGTCGAGGAGATCCGTGCCATAATCGAATCGGCTCGGCAGAGGCGATCCGGCCGCGATCAAATTAGTTGA
- a CDS encoding DUF370 domain-containing protein gives MLLNIGFGNVVAEEKVVAVVNSDSAPMRRYREEARQSGMLVDATQGRKTRSVIVTVSGHIILSAIAVETIGQRWKEKEAEDGGETK, from the coding sequence ATGTTACTAAATATAGGATTCGGTAATGTCGTCGCTGAGGAGAAGGTCGTCGCCGTGGTAAATTCAGATTCCGCTCCGATGCGGCGTTACAGGGAGGAAGCCAGACAGTCGGGGATGCTGGTCGACGCCACGCAGGGAAGAAAGACAAGGAGCGTAATAGTGACTGTTTCCGGGCATATCATTCTTTCAGCGATTGCCGTCGAAACGATCGGCCAGAGGTGGAAGGAGAAAGAGGCCGAAGACGGAGGTGAAACAAAATAG
- a CDS encoding YicC family protein translates to MIASMTGYGKGSALLGSGEITVEIRTVNHRFIDFSIRMPRLLGGFENIVEKTVRGKINRGHVYVTVVFDKNFESEYTNVNTKLLKRAYRELSAFARKEKIPGEVDINTLLSLPELFINNVESIPDRTLKAAVEKALEQALSKCVRMRRREAVDLVKDIRARLARIEKISARIEKSAPSAQKRSLARVKKRIEQMIGENKLDRSRWEAEAALMVDRSDFSEELVRLKSHLGQFDKHLKNGGEVSKKLTFLLQEIHREVTTMGNKATDSAIIRDCLSIKESVEKIREQVQNLE, encoded by the coding sequence ATGATCGCCAGCATGACAGGTTACGGAAAAGGATCGGCTTTGCTCGGAAGTGGAGAGATCACCGTTGAAATACGGACAGTTAATCACAGGTTCATTGATTTTTCGATAAGGATGCCGAGACTGCTCGGCGGTTTTGAGAATATTGTCGAAAAAACGGTACGGGGGAAAATAAACCGCGGGCATGTATACGTCACCGTTGTCTTTGACAAGAATTTCGAATCAGAATATACCAACGTCAATACGAAGCTGTTGAAAAGGGCCTACAGGGAACTTTCCGCGTTTGCCAGAAAGGAGAAGATACCCGGAGAGGTCGATATAAACACTCTTCTTTCGCTGCCCGAGCTATTTATCAATAATGTGGAATCGATTCCCGACAGGACCCTCAAGGCGGCGGTGGAGAAAGCTCTGGAGCAGGCATTGTCCAAATGTGTCAGGATGAGAAGAAGAGAGGCCGTGGACCTGGTAAAAGATATCAGAGCCAGGCTTGCCAGGATCGAAAAAATATCAGCGAGGATAGAAAAAAGCGCCCCTTCAGCTCAGAAGCGCTCGCTGGCGAGAGTCAAAAAAAGAATAGAACAGATGATCGGGGAAAACAAGCTCGACAGGAGCAGGTGGGAGGCGGAAGCTGCTCTTATGGTCGATCGTTCTGATTTCTCCGAGGAACTCGTCAGGTTGAAAAGCCATCTCGGACAGTTCGATAAACACCTGAAAAATGGTGGAGAAGTCTCGAAAAAACTCACATTCCTTCTTCAGGAGATCCATCGCGAAGTGACGACGATGGGAAACAAGGCGACAGATTCGGCGATTATCCGTGATTGTCTTTCGATCAAGGAAAGTGTCGAAAAGATCCGCGAACAGGTACAGAATCTGGAATAG
- a CDS encoding DUF814 domain-containing protein: protein MNSLTAYALGKELGRALIGRKITGVDSFDYGLTIGIEDKEIPFLHLIFASREAELIPGKNRIFPKSRSRQAFETIEGAVISAIRPVGLDRIILVSLQSKDSWGKEKEYSLRIDMAPAVKALSLFELPEKKLLGSIGATGSRAPESPYESPPSKRWDLLSLPGACPEDILSQAVRTAKKENGARTRKQKSGESDLADLLVRMISGMDPVLSSILVRKNDGALLRVWHDLEIISERLSSSSFIWNIYDLPEIGDVGQSLLYPVPIPAPSRPEGPSGFMAGLEAIATEKIIPLFTEKYRNRILSIVRRDINKSRKLFENLSDDLARADMAGEMRLFGNLLSTFRHLLRPGMKEIELRDFSGEKTITVPLDPALSPDQNIKKYYRKAKKGEKGRLVIRNHRISTEKELGKKLEMFEKISATTEMEELLAFLPEKSPGRDRSKDPGEVERFRKYILDRDHIVLVGRNDRENDYLTHRYASPNDLWFHAQGSPGSHVVLRRSTFSTPGEFIEKAAEIAAWFSKARNSATVAVIYTEKRYVRKPRKSRPGSAICSRERTIFVSPVRPPEKAKKDIGGKS, encoded by the coding sequence ATGAACAGCCTTACCGCATACGCCCTTGGAAAGGAACTCGGCCGCGCCCTGATTGGCAGAAAGATAACAGGCGTCGACTCATTCGATTACGGCCTCACTATTGGAATTGAAGACAAGGAGATACCCTTTCTTCATCTCATCTTCGCTTCAAGAGAAGCCGAACTGATCCCGGGGAAAAACCGCATCTTTCCAAAGAGCCGGTCAAGGCAGGCTTTCGAGACGATCGAAGGGGCGGTGATCTCAGCGATCAGGCCTGTCGGACTTGACCGGATCATACTTGTCAGCCTCCAGTCAAAAGACAGCTGGGGGAAAGAAAAGGAATATTCCCTGAGGATCGACATGGCTCCAGCGGTAAAAGCCCTTTCTCTTTTCGAGCTTCCCGAAAAGAAGCTGCTTGGATCGATCGGAGCCACCGGGTCACGAGCGCCGGAGAGCCCCTATGAATCCCCACCTTCGAAGCGCTGGGACCTTCTCTCGCTGCCGGGCGCATGTCCTGAGGATATCCTCTCCCAGGCGGTGCGGACGGCGAAAAAGGAAAACGGTGCACGGACAAGGAAGCAGAAATCCGGGGAATCAGATCTTGCCGATCTCCTCGTCAGGATGATATCGGGGATGGACCCGGTACTCTCATCTATCCTTGTCAGGAAAAATGACGGTGCGCTTCTTCGCGTATGGCACGATCTCGAAATAATATCCGAAAGGCTTTCATCATCTTCTTTCATCTGGAATATATACGACCTTCCTGAAATCGGTGATGTTGGCCAGTCTCTCCTCTATCCCGTACCGATCCCTGCGCCCTCCAGACCGGAAGGACCTTCCGGCTTCATGGCGGGACTCGAGGCGATCGCCACGGAAAAAATCATCCCTCTATTCACGGAAAAATACCGAAACCGTATCCTCTCTATAGTCAGAAGAGACATTAACAAATCGAGAAAACTGTTTGAAAACCTCTCGGACGATCTCGCCAGGGCCGACATGGCCGGCGAGATGAGGCTTTTCGGCAATCTGCTCTCGACTTTCAGGCATCTTTTAAGACCGGGAATGAAAGAGATAGAATTGCGCGATTTTTCCGGCGAAAAGACGATCACCGTACCTCTCGATCCGGCGTTGAGCCCCGATCAGAATATAAAAAAATATTACAGGAAGGCGAAAAAGGGAGAAAAGGGAAGGCTTGTTATACGCAACCACCGCATTTCCACCGAGAAGGAACTGGGGAAAAAACTGGAAATGTTTGAAAAGATCTCGGCGACGACGGAAATGGAAGAACTGCTCGCCTTTCTTCCTGAAAAAAGCCCGGGCAGAGACAGATCGAAAGATCCCGGCGAAGTGGAGCGGTTCAGAAAATATATACTCGACCGGGACCACATCGTCCTTGTCGGCAGAAACGACAGGGAAAACGATTATCTTACTCACCGCTATGCGTCACCGAACGACCTCTGGTTCCACGCGCAGGGTTCTCCCGGATCGCATGTAGTTCTGAGAAGATCGACTTTTTCGACGCCGGGAGAGTTCATTGAGAAGGCTGCCGAGATCGCCGCGTGGTTCAGCAAGGCGAGAAATTCCGCGACCGTCGCGGTAATTTATACCGAGAAAAGGTATGTCCGCAAACCGAGGAAATCCAGACCGGGCAGCGCGATATGCTCGAGAGAACGCACAATATTCGTATCCCCCGTCAGGCCACCTGAAAAGGCCAAGAAGGATATCGGTGGAAAATCGTAA
- the ispG gene encoding flavodoxin-dependent (E)-4-hydroxy-3-methylbut-2-enyl-diphosphate synthase has translation MPENGLRSPGIKRRKTRKVFYGGVAVGGGAPVSVQSMCSVPVTSFDPVVEQIGKLARVGCEIVRVAVRDAVDAELLSDLCEVSPIPVVADIHFDHKLAVMAAGTGIAGLRINPGNIGSWQKVGEVLDAAAGASLVVRIGVNAGSLEKKYRSLYVKDPAKALCESALDSARFLEKEGFADAVFSLKSSDPAITVEANGLFAAENDYPLHIGVTEAGPKLTGTARSVVALTQLLISGIGDTVRISLSGDPVDEVVVTYAMLSSLGLRSDVPTIISCPTCGRCHIDVAMIAESLQKAMPGKARGLKVAVMGCEVNGPGEAKEADIGIAGTGKGAVLFRDGKVYKRLETGFLEELLAEIEKIIVEKKKIK, from the coding sequence ATGCCAGAGAATGGGCTGCGCTCGCCCGGTATAAAAAGAAGAAAGACGAGAAAGGTGTTTTACGGCGGAGTAGCCGTAGGCGGCGGCGCGCCCGTGTCGGTACAGTCGATGTGTTCGGTACCGGTGACCTCGTTTGATCCGGTAGTTGAACAGATCGGAAAACTTGCCAGGGTGGGGTGCGAGATCGTCAGGGTGGCGGTCAGGGATGCCGTAGACGCTGAGCTTCTAAGCGATCTCTGCGAGGTGTCGCCGATACCGGTAGTCGCCGATATCCATTTTGATCATAAGCTGGCGGTTATGGCTGCCGGTACGGGCATTGCCGGACTGAGAATAAATCCGGGCAATATAGGTTCCTGGCAGAAGGTTGGGGAAGTCCTCGATGCTGCCGCCGGTGCGTCGCTGGTCGTGCGGATCGGAGTCAACGCGGGGTCACTGGAAAAAAAATATCGTTCCCTCTATGTCAAGGATCCGGCAAAAGCTCTATGCGAGAGCGCGCTTGACAGCGCGCGGTTCCTCGAAAAGGAAGGCTTCGCAGATGCCGTCTTCAGCCTGAAATCATCAGACCCGGCTATCACGGTAGAGGCTAACGGGCTCTTCGCCGCGGAAAATGATTATCCCCTGCATATCGGGGTCACGGAGGCCGGTCCTAAACTGACCGGAACAGCTCGTTCGGTCGTTGCCCTGACGCAGCTGCTGATCAGTGGTATCGGAGACACGGTCAGGATATCCTTATCCGGAGACCCGGTCGATGAAGTGGTCGTTACCTATGCGATGCTCTCTTCTCTCGGGCTCAGGAGTGACGTGCCGACGATCATATCCTGTCCGACATGCGGCCGATGTCATATTGATGTGGCGATGATCGCCGAATCGCTTCAGAAAGCTATGCCTGGAAAAGCGCGAGGCCTGAAAGTCGCTGTCATGGGGTGTGAAGTGAACGGTCCGGGGGAAGCGAAGGAAGCTGATATCGGAATAGCGGGAACCGGGAAAGGAGCTGTCCTTTTCCGCGATGGAAAGGTCTATAAAAGACTTGAAACCGGTTTTCTTGAGGAACTGCTGGCTGAGATAGAAAAAATTATAGTCGAAAAAAAGAAGATAAAATAA
- the selB gene encoding selenocysteine-specific translation elongation factor, producing MRNVIIGTAGHVDHGKTEIVRALTGRNTDRLEEEKKRGISIVLGFAPLDLGEGIRAGIVDVPGHERFVKNMVSGAVGVDLALIVVAADEGVMPQTIEHFEVLRLLGVEAGVIAITKADIADPEIMEIVESDVRELLKGTPLEDSQIIRTSSVTGEGIAGLKKLLLEKSLEVVVRPGGDYFRMPVDRVFTRPGIGTIVTGTTWRGEVGKGDELVIEPGAKKVRVRDVHNFEEVLGRAGAGTRTALALHGVKTGEVDTGDQIFSPGIAVNSGMIDAHIEISRIKGSRLQNRQRVRFHHAAGEILARVILLDREELGAGEEGLVQLRLERPTVAIGADRFVLRRYSPMRILAGGRILDPVAPKAKRFQEGHITFLNALSGGSPHDLVMAVVERSDGEGVAAGELGIFGLSDEAVGVTVASLIAGGGIISVQDRLISAGVVRKAKERLLDLLDLHNAENPLVWGVDREQARKEAGFGKGPLFEYILRESGDEGVIFFRGGRIRTGSDLIELTGEDTEMLGRLFSSIEKARLRFPSAADLLPLAGDRIVLERYMHILQEEGKVIKLGGDRFVSRAVVGDLLGRLDSIFEKNESLSIGDFKEFFDLSRKYAVPLLEYLDNEGITVRKGDSRVAGPRLGQEKR from the coding sequence TTGCGGAACGTCATCATAGGCACGGCTGGTCATGTCGATCATGGAAAGACAGAGATAGTAAGGGCTCTTACGGGACGAAATACCGATCGCCTCGAGGAGGAGAAGAAAAGAGGCATCTCGATCGTCCTCGGATTCGCTCCCCTTGATCTCGGAGAAGGGATAAGGGCCGGTATAGTCGATGTGCCAGGTCATGAGAGATTCGTTAAAAATATGGTCTCCGGGGCTGTCGGAGTCGATCTGGCGCTGATCGTCGTGGCGGCGGACGAGGGAGTGATGCCCCAGACGATCGAACATTTTGAGGTGCTGAGACTTCTCGGCGTAGAGGCGGGAGTCATAGCGATCACGAAAGCCGATATCGCCGATCCGGAGATAATGGAGATTGTCGAAAGCGACGTGAGGGAGCTTTTGAAAGGGACCCCCTTGGAGGATTCTCAAATCATAAGGACGTCGTCGGTGACCGGCGAAGGGATCGCCGGCTTGAAAAAGCTCCTACTCGAAAAATCGCTCGAAGTAGTCGTCAGACCGGGCGGAGATTATTTCAGGATGCCGGTCGACAGGGTATTTACCAGGCCGGGGATCGGGACTATCGTTACCGGGACGACGTGGCGAGGTGAAGTGGGTAAGGGAGACGAGCTTGTAATAGAACCGGGGGCGAAAAAGGTAAGGGTCAGGGATGTCCATAATTTTGAAGAAGTCCTTGGCCGGGCCGGCGCTGGAACTCGGACGGCACTCGCCCTGCATGGAGTGAAGACAGGTGAAGTCGATACTGGCGACCAGATCTTCTCTCCCGGCATAGCGGTCAATTCCGGCATGATCGACGCCCATATCGAGATAAGCAGGATAAAGGGTTCGCGGCTTCAGAACAGGCAGCGGGTCAGATTTCATCACGCGGCGGGAGAGATACTCGCCAGGGTGATCCTTCTGGACAGGGAGGAGCTCGGCGCCGGGGAAGAGGGACTGGTGCAACTCCGCCTGGAGAGGCCGACAGTCGCCATAGGAGCGGACAGGTTCGTCCTTAGAAGATATTCCCCCATGCGCATACTTGCCGGCGGCAGGATCCTCGATCCGGTCGCCCCCAAGGCGAAACGTTTCCAGGAAGGGCATATCACCTTTCTCAACGCTCTGTCGGGAGGGTCTCCACATGATCTTGTGATGGCTGTCGTTGAAAGATCCGACGGGGAAGGGGTGGCGGCCGGCGAGCTGGGGATCTTCGGGCTTTCGGATGAGGCAGTTGGTGTCACGGTGGCCTCTCTGATTGCTGGTGGCGGGATAATATCCGTTCAGGACAGGCTGATCTCTGCCGGCGTCGTAAGAAAAGCGAAAGAAAGGCTTCTCGATCTCCTCGACCTTCATAACGCGGAAAACCCGCTTGTCTGGGGTGTCGACCGGGAGCAGGCGAGAAAAGAGGCCGGATTCGGAAAAGGACCACTCTTCGAATATATACTCAGGGAAAGCGGTGACGAAGGGGTGATTTTCTTCAGGGGTGGAAGGATCAGGACGGGAAGCGATCTGATAGAACTCACCGGTGAGGACACTGAAATGCTTGGACGGCTTTTCTCGTCGATAGAGAAGGCGCGGCTGAGGTTCCCTTCTGCGGCCGATCTTCTTCCACTCGCCGGTGACCGGATCGTACTTGAAAGATATATGCATATACTCCAGGAAGAGGGTAAGGTAATTAAACTTGGCGGAGACAGGTTCGTCAGCAGGGCGGTGGTAGGCGATCTTCTCGGGCGGCTTGATTCGATATTCGAAAAGAACGAATCCCTCTCGATCGGTGATTTCAAGGAATTTTTCGACCTGTCAAGAAAATATGCCGTTCCACTTCTGGAGTATCTTGACAATGAAGGGATAACGGTAAGGAAAGGCGACTCCAGGGTGGCAGGCCCGAGACTCGGCCAGGAGAAACGGTAA
- the murA gene encoding UDP-N-acetylglucosamine 1-carboxyvinyltransferase — protein MDSFAIKGPCRLEGSVRISGAKNAMLPLMAATIYTGGKCRLENVPDLRDTRTMIELLKVLGIPAVLKEGVLDVDASSPSGFEAPYDLVRTMRASIYALGPLVARFGKARVSLPGGCAWGPRPINLHLQGLQSLGANITINHGYIEATAERLRGAEIFLTIPSVGATVNLMLAAALAEGKTIIENAAREPEIATLAKALNGAGAMIEGEGTSRIVIEGVSRVEPFTHRVIPDRIEAGTYAAAAVLTGGKVEINDCDPDHMHAVIDKLRSCGAKIDVSDRTIVVDGPDRIKPVDIETGFYPSFPTDMQAQMMAVMAVAEGASTFVEHVYTDRFTHVPELKRLGAKISLDGSVAVVNGVEKLEGAPVMATDIRASSALILAALVAEGDTKILRIYHIDRGYERVEEKFRNLGAEIVRVSG, from the coding sequence ATGGACAGTTTCGCTATAAAGGGCCCGTGCCGCCTTGAGGGAAGCGTAAGAATAAGCGGAGCGAAAAACGCCATGTTGCCTCTTATGGCGGCGACTATATATACGGGCGGAAAATGCAGGCTTGAGAACGTTCCTGACCTACGCGACACGAGAACAATGATAGAACTTCTCAAGGTCCTCGGGATACCGGCAGTCCTGAAGGAAGGGGTTCTTGATGTCGATGCTTCCTCTCCCTCGGGTTTCGAGGCGCCGTACGATCTGGTCCGGACGATGAGAGCCTCGATCTACGCTCTCGGTCCTCTTGTCGCCCGTTTCGGAAAAGCCCGCGTCTCTCTCCCTGGCGGATGCGCGTGGGGGCCAAGGCCGATAAACCTTCACCTGCAGGGCCTCCAGTCGCTGGGAGCGAATATCACGATAAATCATGGATACATAGAGGCTACGGCGGAAAGACTCCGGGGCGCCGAGATATTTCTGACGATACCGAGTGTCGGGGCGACGGTGAATCTCATGCTTGCCGCGGCGCTTGCCGAAGGAAAGACGATAATCGAAAATGCCGCCCGGGAGCCGGAGATCGCTACCCTGGCCAAAGCGCTCAATGGAGCCGGCGCGATGATCGAGGGTGAAGGGACCTCCAGAATAGTGATAGAGGGCGTCTCTCGCGTCGAGCCATTCACCCACAGGGTCATCCCTGACAGGATCGAAGCGGGAACGTATGCGGCGGCGGCGGTCCTGACGGGAGGAAAAGTCGAGATCAACGATTGCGATCCGGATCACATGCACGCCGTGATCGACAAGTTACGATCCTGCGGCGCGAAGATCGACGTCTCCGATCGAACGATAGTCGTCGATGGTCCTGACAGAATAAAGCCGGTCGATATAGAGACCGGATTCTACCCGTCATTTCCGACCGATATGCAGGCGCAGATGATGGCTGTCATGGCTGTCGCTGAAGGGGCGAGCACTTTCGTTGAACATGTCTATACGGACAGGTTTACCCATGTCCCCGAGTTGAAGCGTCTCGGGGCGAAGATCAGCCTCGATGGAAGCGTGGCGGTGGTGAACGGCGTGGAAAAACTCGAGGGAGCTCCCGTAATGGCTACTGATATCAGGGCGAGTTCAGCCCTGATACTTGCCGCTCTGGTCGCCGAAGGAGATACGAAGATCCTGAGGATATACCACATCGACCGCGGATATGAACGAGTCGAGGAAAAATTCCGGAATCTCGGGGCCGAGATCGTTCGCGTCTCCGGGTAG
- the prmC gene encoding peptide chain release factor N(5)-glutamine methyltransferase codes for MAKPPTVLDAVRLSEEYLGRYGVDSPRLSAEHLLARAMNCSRLDLYLRFEEELADETVRSYREYLKKRASHYPLQYILGQVEFFSLPFAVREGVFIPRPETELLVEWIEQSFSGRGEVRFLELGAGSGVISGTLAKRNDSWSGIAFDLSEKAARLASDNFQALGVSDRVSLFVGSMFDAVRGKELFDLLVSNPPYIPAAAIEGLQKEVSVHENRLALDGGKDGLLFYPELADAGMALLRPGGMIAVESGDGQAAMIRSIFEARGYERIEMRSDYNGLERMSIAFRPG; via the coding sequence ATGGCAAAGCCGCCGACAGTCCTCGACGCAGTCAGGCTCTCCGAAGAGTATCTTGGCCGCTATGGCGTGGATTCGCCGAGATTGAGCGCCGAACACCTCCTCGCAAGGGCGATGAACTGTTCCCGGCTCGATCTCTATCTGCGTTTCGAGGAAGAGCTAGCGGACGAGACGGTGCGTTCATACAGGGAATATCTGAAAAAAAGAGCTTCTCACTATCCCCTTCAATATATCCTCGGCCAGGTGGAGTTTTTTTCGCTTCCCTTCGCCGTCAGGGAAGGAGTCTTTATTCCCAGGCCTGAAACGGAACTTCTTGTGGAATGGATCGAACAGTCTTTTTCCGGGAGGGGGGAAGTAAGGTTTCTTGAGCTTGGGGCCGGTAGCGGCGTGATTTCCGGCACACTGGCAAAACGAAACGATAGCTGGAGCGGCATCGCGTTCGATCTCTCGGAAAAGGCGGCAAGGCTCGCTTCGGACAATTTTCAGGCGCTTGGAGTGTCAGACCGCGTCTCGCTCTTTGTCGGATCGATGTTCGATGCCGTCAGGGGAAAAGAACTTTTTGATCTTCTCGTCTCGAATCCTCCATATATTCCCGCGGCAGCGATAGAAGGCCTGCAGAAAGAAGTCTCGGTCCATGAGAACAGGCTGGCTCTTGACGGAGGCAAGGATGGACTTCTTTTCTACCCGGAACTGGCCGACGCGGGGATGGCCCTGCTCCGGCCTGGAGGGATGATAGCTGTCGAATCGGGTGATGGACAGGCGGCGATGATAAGGAGTATCTTCGAAGCAAGAGGGTATGAGAGAATAGAAATGAGATCGGACTATAACGGTTTGGAACGGATGAGCATCGCTTTCAGGCCCGGCTGA
- the prfA gene encoding peptide chain release factor 1 — MKRYKNILDRYDSLGDELSKPENIKNQALYRKLGKERSDLEEAVGAIRKYMKLAGRLDEAREVVAGSQDEEFIELARAEIEEVEDEFYQLEEDIKLLLIPRDPDDSRNTVIEIRAGTGGDEAALFAHDLSRMYRLFAENQRWKVDILSSSPTEMGGFKEIIFLVAGDNAYGKLKFESGVHRVQRVPVTESGGRIHTSAVSVAVLPEAEEVDVEVEAKDLKVDVYRSSGPGGQSVNTTDSAVRITHIPTGMVVTCQDEKSQHKNKAKAMKVLLSRLLEKYRSEQADEIAQARKGMVGSGDRSAKIRTYNYPQGRVSDHRIGFTSHNLGGILDGELDELISELALAERENLLALEMKKEKGKATSS, encoded by the coding sequence ATCAAACGATACAAGAATATTCTCGATCGGTATGATAGCCTGGGTGACGAGCTGTCAAAACCGGAGAATATAAAAAACCAGGCTCTCTACAGAAAACTCGGCAAGGAGAGAAGCGACCTCGAAGAGGCGGTCGGAGCGATCAGGAAATATATGAAGCTTGCCGGGAGGCTTGATGAGGCGAGAGAAGTGGTCGCCGGGTCACAGGATGAGGAATTCATCGAACTGGCGAGAGCGGAGATAGAAGAGGTGGAAGACGAGTTTTATCAGCTCGAAGAAGATATCAAGCTGTTGCTTATCCCCAGGGACCCGGATGATTCGCGCAACACCGTCATAGAGATAAGGGCTGGCACCGGCGGGGATGAGGCGGCTCTTTTCGCCCATGATCTTTCAAGAATGTACAGGCTTTTTGCCGAGAACCAGAGATGGAAAGTCGATATACTGAGCAGCAGCCCGACCGAGATGGGGGGATTCAAGGAGATCATATTCCTCGTGGCTGGAGATAACGCTTACGGCAAGCTCAAATTCGAAAGTGGAGTGCACAGGGTCCAGAGAGTCCCCGTTACAGAATCGGGGGGAAGGATCCATACGTCTGCCGTTTCGGTTGCCGTACTGCCCGAAGCGGAAGAGGTCGATGTCGAGGTCGAGGCGAAGGACCTGAAGGTCGATGTCTACAGATCGAGCGGACCTGGGGGGCAGAGCGTAAACACGACCGACTCCGCCGTCAGGATCACCCATATTCCTACCGGTATGGTTGTCACCTGCCAGGATGAGAAATCGCAGCACAAGAATAAGGCCAAGGCGATGAAGGTCCTTCTTTCAAGGCTGCTTGAAAAATACAGAAGCGAACAGGCGGACGAGATCGCCCAGGCGAGAAAAGGGATGGTAGGCTCCGGCGACAGATCGGCGAAGATCAGGACGTACAATTATCCCCAGGGCCGGGTAAGCGACCACAGGATTGGGTTTACCTCGCATAATCTTGGAGGGATCCTTGACGGGGAGCTTGATGAATTGATCTCTGAACTCGCTCTTGCCGAGCGCGAAAATCTTCTCGCTCTCGAGATGAAAAAGGAAAAGGGAAAGGCCACAAGCAGTTAG